CCCTTCGCCCTGTCCTTGATGTTGACCTTGGCCTGCTGGTTGCCCTTGTACAGCCGCTCGTGTCAACCCATTGAGCATTGACATGAAGCCACCAATGGAGGCAGGCGCATTGACAGCTGCAAGGCCTTGCGGAGATACCGACCGTGTTATGGTAGCTTGGACGTTGAATCTACCAGGCCCAACCCGCACGAAGTTGAAGTTGCTAATATCCGCTTCGTCCGGATCGTCGTTTGCGAATGGGTTCTGGTGGGGGTTCAGGCGAGGCGGCGGTGCTTGCTCGAGGTCGGGCATGGAGTTGTCATCTTGATCACCATCGTAGCCAAACATGTTGCTGTCTCGTGGGTCATTGTCATCCTCAATCTGGGAGGTGTAAGCGCATGTCCGCCATGTTCAGCCTCGAATCGTAGGGCCGGATTTTAGGTTTCGCGGTCAACTCACAATCTCTGTGAAGTCTGAACCGCATTCCGGACAGGTAAGGCCGCGCTCGTCCCTGTACCACTCGTCGGCGCACTCGTGGCAAAACATCATATCGCGGTGCCCGGGCCTCTGACTCCCCGCCGGCATGGGCGCACTTTGATTTGCTGACGAGTCCATGTCTGCAGAGCTGTGGCGAGGACTCGTGAACGAAGATGGTTTGCAGCTGCAGACATGTCAGCAAGAAACACAGACTACGGTTACAAGACGCAGGCTCACAAGGAGATATCAGGAGGGCGTGACCTATGCGTGGGCGATAGCTCGGTGGTCCGTTTTGAACTAACCGGCCGGCCTGCTATAGCCAGACGTAGATCGGCGCAAGGTGAATGGTGTAGAGTAGGTAGAAGGGTAGCGAATGCTTCTAGGTATGAGTTCGTGCAGACGCCGTGGAGAAGTCGCGATGCCGGCGGCGAAATCGAATTCCTGGTCGAACGCTTGCTCAGATCCGAGTGACGTCGGTCGTTAACGTCTGGAAGATCGCTGGCGCAGGGTCCAGCGAATCGGTACAGGCTGACCAACGACTACCACGAAAAATACTCAAAGTAGCAAACAGTAGGAGAAGCGTGGACTGGGCTATTGCGGCCGTGCTAAGGCTTTTGAAGGTGGTTAGCAGTCTGGTTGCTTGGTTCTGACTCTTCGTTCGCTCAACCACTTGTCCATGGCCTCTTGACGACTTCTCTAACATTCCATGGGCTTCGGTCAAACTGCCACAGTGCTTTTGTACAACTACAACCGTTAGGACCAGAACTCAGGTGAACAGCAAGCCTCGTGTTTTACAGGAAAGTTGCGTGTATGCTTTTCTGGCTGATATATATCCTCATGTTCGTACAGCCTTAGCCAACCTTGTGACGGAATAACAAGTGTGATATCCAAACCCACCAACGCCTGTGCAACAAAGAGATTCTGCAGCATCTATAATTGCAAACTCAGTCGCCCTCAAACCGTTCACCTTCTCCTGCCGGACTTCAGCAGGAGAGTCCCCACCAACCCAGCAGCGACAGCGATACCGCCCACAATCGCGGCTCCTACCAAGCCCTCCTTCGCAACCTTCTCATCGATAAGCCCCTTCAAGCTCCCTGCCTGCAGATTTGCCGGCTCGAGCTCCAACAGCAACTCGTTATATCTTCTTGCCTCCGCATAGTTGCCCAGTTTGTAATTTCCCAGCGCGAGGTAATACAGACACTCGCGACGGCGTTCACGCGAGCCACGGAAGATTTCCGACAGCAGGCGCACGCCTTCTTGCTGGTCGGGGCGATCGTTCGATTTGATCAGGCCCTGGGGTCCTGTTAGCCGTGGATGTGGGAGCCGTGAGTGGGTGGTGTCGTTACCCATGCGTAGTTGAACTTGGTCTGCAGGCCGACATATTCGCCTTCCTTTTCGTATTGCGCGCGCAGGACCTGGAGTTCGTCGGGCTTCAGCGGCGACTCAACGTCGGCAGCATCTCTTGCGGGTCAGCTCACTCGCTCAAACTTCTCTCAAGTACGGACGCAACTCACATGGGAGCGACGGCGACATGGCGATGTTTGGTGATTGGGGTTGCAGAGGTGCACTAGATGGCGTGTGGAGATCAACGGCAGTGCACAGGTGAACGGCGAGAAATGTCTCGTGAACTTGTGAGAACGGCCTGTGACGTACGCCTCGTGGCTGCGCTGGTGGGTGGCGCCGTGGCGGGAGCTGCAGCCGCGGTCGCGTTGCCATGCGCGCACAGGCCAGCAATCACAACAACAAACCGAAACACCAGCATCCTCACCACCAGAGCACACGTCCACAGTCACGATAAACCTGCCGATCGCAAACCTTACCGAATACTCGAACCTCACAATAACACATTCGCGACCTGCATTCGACCATCAAGATGCTCCTCGACGAAGACCCCGCCGCCGTACGCCCTTTCCCCTCAAACACCCACCCACACACTCACCACTAACTCGCGCCAGCTCATCTCGCAATGCACCTCGCACTTCAAGATCGCCAACGATACCGCCTCGCTGCTGCGCATATCCGACTCGCTGAGCACCCTCTCTCAGTTTCGCTCCCAACACCTCTCTTCGCTGCAGGGCTCCCTCTCCCGACTATCCCGCACCCACCAAACACTCAGCGCGAACCATAACCACACGCTCTCACAACACAACCCGACGAACCACGCCGCTGAGATTCTGAGACTGGACACGGAGAAGTTCAAAATTGCGAAGCAGGCGTCCGACCTCGAGATCGAAGGCGAGAGGCTGCAGCAGGAGCGGGAGCGACTGGCAAGCGTTGCGCAGGATCTGGA
The window above is part of the Ascochyta rabiei chromosome 1, complete sequence genome. Proteins encoded here:
- a CDS encoding mitochondrial membrane protein, whose amino-acid sequence is MSPSLPYAADVESPLKPDELQVLRAQYEKEGEYVGLQTKFNYAWGLIKSNDRPDQQEGVRLLSEIFRGSRERRRECLYYLALGNYKLGNYAEARRYNELLLELEPANLQAGSLKGLIDEKVAKEGLVGAAIVGGIAVAAGLVGTLLLKSGRRR
- a CDS encoding putative kinetochore protein spc24, with amino-acid sequence MLLDEDPAALISQCTSHFKIANDTASLLRISDSLSTLSQFRSQHLSSLQGSLSRLSRTHQTLSANHNHTLSQHNPTNHAAEILRLDTEKFKIAKQASDLEIEGERLQQERERLASVAQDLEAEGVEGGEREKPESEDATILKLKLYRTLGIDVEPDATTGQYNKAVIRNAAKGDVHVVNIDPKFSRHFYTNYFWRTM